The following is a genomic window from Lysinibacillus sp. G4S2.
AATTGGTAAAAACGTTCTAGAGGCTGTTGAAATGTTAGGTGCTGAAAGAATAGGACATGGAGTATTTATTAAAGATTGTGCCGAGGCTTATCAGATTGTGAAAGAAAGACAGATAGTACTTGAAATGTGTCCAACAAGTAATGTCCAGACGAAAGCTGTTCATCATTATTCAGAACATCCGATTTACAAGTTTCATAAAGATGGAATAAAAGTGACATTTAATACGGATAACCGAACAGTATCAGATACTACAATGGCAAAAGAAATCCATTTAGTGAACAACGAATTTAATCTAAGTGAAGAAGATTATCGGCAAATTTATTTAAATAGTGTTGAAGCATCCTTTGCGGATCAAGAAACTAAAGAATGGTGCTTGGCACAATATTAAATATACACGTAAAAATGCATAGGGCTTGGCTAAAGTAACTACGCTTCTGTCGCTTTTCCTTTTAGTCAATCTGCCCCCATTCAAATAAGAGCATGTTTTGATCAATCTTTTTTCAAAACATGCTCTTTAGATTTGTTCTCATATCAAGGTTACTATCATTAATATAATCAAACTTCATTACTAAACTACATGATGTAGTGATTCAGTAAAGGACACGCCATAAATAAAAGGTAGCATATGATTCCCAGTTTTTCCACGGAAATGATAGTTCTAAAATTTCATCTTTCGTAGGCTTTCGGTCCATATTACGTAATATTTTTATCGAATTAATAAGACCTACATCATCGATTGGAAAAGCTGTCTGGAACCTAAGGCAGCGCATTAAAACATAGTTGGCTGTCCAAGGTCCGATTCCTCGTATTTTAATTAAACTTTTTTCAGCATCCTTAAAGTTCATGTTCATTAGTTTTTCCCTCGATAATTCTCCACCTGCCATTAATTTAGCAATTCCAATAATATATTCACTTTTTTTTACCGTCATTTTAATATCTGCTAGGTCGGTAGGTGTTAACTGTGCAATTCGTTCGTACGATGGGAATACCCAATACTTTTTACCATTGCATTCGATGGAATCGCCAAATCTTTCTACAAATTGCTTCTTTAAGGTATACGCGAAGGCTAAGTTAATTTGTTGCCCTAAAACTCCCCAACATAAAGCTTCAAATAAATCGGGAATGCCGATAACTCGCAATCCATAGAATTTTTGGGCAGGCATTTTAAGTAGTGGGTCAGCTTTTGCCATTTCATAAAATGGCGTTAAATCGTTATCAAGATCAAACCATTCGTGAATATATTTTACAATCTCTTCCCGCTTCCTCTTTTCAATAGGTCTAGAATCATTTAGGAATTGAACAACCATTTGTTTATGATTAATTACGCTTACCTGTACTAAGGACCGAATTTCCCCAATGGCTATAACTTTTGTAATGATATCGTTCTCTACTTCATACATGCATTCATTTTTTTCCCTTGTTAGATAGCCTAGGTTAGCCTTCATGTCGAAATTGTCTGGTAATGCAATTACAATAACATTATTTACTTCATGCCATATCATTTTGTTATTCTCCTCATCGATTTTCTATAATTTTACTTTATCACATAATCATCTACCCTAATTTTGTTATCTTGCTATTACATTCTAAACACCTTATTTTTTTCTAATTATGAGGTTATAGTGTTAATTATCAAGAATGCTAAATAGGAGTTGATAAAAATGGTCCAACATATAAAAACACGTGTCGAAAACTTAAATTGGGCGTCAATTCAACATGAATTAGATGAGCAAGGATTCGCAAAGCTTCCAGTGATTTTAACAAAAGAGGAATGTGAATTCTTCATAGACTTGTATTGTGAGGAAGGGCCATACAGAACGACCATCAATATGACGAGATATCGTTTTGGGAATGGGGAGTACAAATATTTTTCCTATCCGTTACCAGAAATCATCCAAAGTTTAAGAGAGTCCTTTTATGTAGAATTGGCCAAAACAGCCAATCGATGGTTGGGCTATTTAAAGAAAACAGAACAGTTTCCAGATCATCTCCAAGATTTTTTGAACACCTGTGAAAAATATGAACAAACTAGACCAACACCTTTACTATTAAAGTATGAAACAGGCGGGTTTAATTGTTTGCATCAAGATTTATATGGCGATATATTTTTCCCGTTTCAAGTAGTATTTGTATTAAATCAACGTGAAAAAGACTTTTGCGGTGGAGAATCTCTATTAGTGGAACAAATTCCACGTGCTCAGAGTAGGGGACATGTCATCACTTTAGAACAAGGCAGTGCGCTGATATTCCCTACTAATCATAGACCTGTTCTAGGTAAAAAAGGATATTACAAAAATACGGTTCGTCATGGCGTAAGCACGGTTACTTCTGGAGAACGGTACGGTCTTGGAATTATTTTTCACGATTCTAAATAAAAATTAACTTCAATATCTTGCTATTCCATTCCCAGAACTATACATTCTGAATTTATAGGGAGTATATTGTAAGAAGAGGTGATGTCAATGCTGGATAGTATTAATAACGGACATAGAATTTCGAATGATGAAGAAATGATACCAGATGAAAAATGGCAGGCAATACTAAATAATGATGCAGCGTTCAATAATCAATTTTTCTACGCTGTAAAATCGACAGGGATATTTTGTAAACCCTCCTGTAAATCTCGCGTTCCGAAAAAAGAAAATGTATGTATTTTTCCAAACGCAGAACAAGCTCTCCGCGCAAATTTTCGTCCTTGCAAACGGTGCAAGCCCACTAATGAAAATCTGCCTGATAGCGAGTGGGTTGATTTAATTACAGAATACATTGATAAAAATTTCACGGAAAAATTAACGCTAGAATCGTTAGCAACAATTTGTCATGGGAGTCCGTATCATATGCATCGAACATTTAAAAAGATAAAAGGCATTACGCCGGTTGAGTATATACAACAAGTTAGAGTACAAGCGGCTAAAAAGTATTTGATTCAAACAAATAAAGCGATTGGAGATATCGCCATATGTGTGGGTATGGCTAACGCGCCTTATTTTATTACTTTATTTAAAAAGAAAACTGGACAGACGCCAGCGCAATTTCGTCAACTGAGTAAAACGGAGGAAAAGTACAATGAAAACAAAGAATAAACCAACCCTTTATTGGTCTTTACTAAAGTTTAAGGATTGGCATTTTTATATTGCTTCAACTTCAAAAGGGCTTGCGTTTATTGGTTCACAGAACAAACCATTCGAGGAATTGTTCGAATGGGCGAAGAAACGCTTTCCAGGAAGTCCTCTTGTTGAAGATGATGAAAAGCTTGAACCCTATGTCGTTGAAATCACTCAGTATCTAGAAGGAAAGCGGAAAACCTTTACTGTTCCATTTGAGTACGTAGGTACGCAATTTCAGCTAGCAGTCTGGAATGCGCTTTGTGAAGTTCCTTATGGACAGACGAAATCTTATTCCGACATTGCAAATGCTATAAATAAACCAGCAGCTGTTCGTGCTGTAGGAGCGGCTATTGGGGCTAATCCGGTATTAATTACTGTACCGTGCCATCGTGTAATAGGGAAGAATGGCTCATTAACTGGCTATCGGGGCGGATTAGAAATGAAGACATTGCTCCTGAATCTGGAAAAGCAAGTTTCATCTAGTTGTGAGTAATTATTGCCGTATAATGAATGGAGGTTCCGTCATGAAAAATGAATTATTCTACAAAAATCCAAAAACCATTCTGAATAAAGGGACTGGCTTTCTTTCTGGCTATACGCATTCACTAAATCCTTATACAGGCTGTACATTTGGGTGTTCCTATTGTTATGTACGCGAAATGCCTGTATCTCTTTTTCGAGAAGGGGAATGGGGAAATTGGATCGATGTTAAAAACGGAGCTGCGAATTTATTAAAAATGGAGCTTCGTCGCGCCAAAGCCAAAGGGAATGTAACCATTTTTATGTCATCAAGTACAGATCCGTATCAACCAATAGAGCATAAGGAAAAGGTGACGCGATCTTTACTAGAAGTTATGGTAGAAGATCCCCCTGACTTCTTATTAGTACAGACTAGAAGCCCACTTGTAAGTCGAGATATCGATTTGCTGCAACATTTTAAAGATAAAGTTCGTGTAAGTATGACTATTGAAACAGATTCAGAAACGATTCGTAAACATTTTACTCCAAAAGCACCTCCAATCCAGGCGCGCTTTAAGACATTGGAACAATTAGCAGCTGCGGGCATACCGACCCAAGTTGCTATAGCTCCCATCTTACCGAGTGGGGAATACTTTCCTATCAAATTGAAGCCATTCGTCGATCGGATATGTATGGATGACTACTTTATGGGCGATGGCAGTGGTGGAAAACGCACACGAAAACTAGGTATTGAGAAAAAATATGCCCAACTTGGTTTAGAAGAATGGTATGGACCACATGTAATTAAAAAAGTATATAACCGATTCATTGAAATCTTTCCAGAAAATCACGTTTATGTGAGCCAGGCTGGGTTTGAGCCGTGAAAAATAGGAAGTGATTGTATGTATAAATAGAATTATAAAATTCGGAATATTTTGATTTATGATTCATTCTTTATAAATTCGAATTATTGGAGGCGTCTTATGAAAAATAAAAAAAACTTTAATTTTTACAAGCTTTGGCTAGGACAGTCTATAAGTTTGTTAGGTACCCAGTTTACAGTAGTAGCTTTGCCTCTTTTTGCATTAGAGGTGCTAGAAACAAGTGAGGCGAATGCTGCCTTGCTTCGAGGGATTATATTCATACCCTACCTAATTTTCGGATTAGTAGCCGGTGCTTTAATAGACATCCTTCATAGAAAAAAGGTTTTGCTAATTTGTAGTATATGTCAAGGCGTTTTATTTTTATCAGTATTCATATTGACTGGAACAAATATAATAACGTTCCCTTTATTGATGTTTCTCATGTTTTTAAATGGAATATTTACAACGTTCTACAATATCGCAATTCCTTCTTTCTTACCGGAAATAATAACCGATAAAGACAACTTAAAAAGAGGAAATGCTCAACTAGCCCTTTCGGAGTCTCTTTCTATAGTAATTGGCCCTATGCTAGCAGGAATCGTTATTACTCTAGTTGGATTAACAGGCTTATTCACTGTTGACGCAGTAACGTATTTTGTTTGTTTTGTGTGTATATTATTTATTTCAAGTTTTAAACCACATACAGAAGGCTCTTTAAAAAACGTCAATATAAAATCGATCTATAAAAACATATATGAAGGTTTGTTATTTTTTAAAAACCACCCTGTGTTGGAGCCAATTGTAAGCTGTGGCGCTGTTTACGGTTTTTTTAAATACATACTAAATAGCATTTTAGTCATATTCCTTTATAAGGTAATGGGTCTATCTGAACTTGAAATAGGCTTTGTTGTAGGTTCGGCAGCGGTAGGATTTTTAATAGGCAATACGATACTCGTAAAAAAGAGTCAACAATTTAATAATACAAAAATGCTTATTTATAGCGCTACTGTATCAGTTATCGGTCTAGCCTTTATACCGATAATGGGCTATTTAGGAACCGTTTACGGTATAGTAGCTGCAAGTATCATACATGGTATGGGAGAAGGTGTATTTGGCCCTTACGCCGCAACCATACTACAACTTGCCTCACCAAGTCACATGCTTGGAAGAGTAAATGCTGTACAGCGTACCCTTAATTGGGGAGCTTGGGCATTAGGAAGTTTTGCTAGTGCTTTTTTAGTTTCTATACTTGGGCTTCAAACTACATTATTTATAGGGGGCTTCGGAACAACATTGTGTTTAATAGTGTTGTTAAGGCGAGGCATATCAAAAGGAATCAACATTGAATATACGACTTCAATTTAGAGGAGATGATTATAATGTATAAGGTATCAAAAGGAACTGACATAGAAAATACACAACACATTTTATTTATAGGAGGATGGACAAAGCCTATACAAGATGCTATAGATAGGGGGTATACTGTTTCGTATATAGGGTCTTACACTAAACACATATATTTCGATGGAACTATCTTAGAAAAGTGTTTCTATAAAAAAGAAATAGACACAACAAACATACCCGTCTGTGTGTACTATGCTGAAGAATTGTACATAGAGAAACCGTTTGATATGGTTGTATCTTTCAACGAAGTAGCCTTAGATACGGCTAGCATAATTGCAAAGATTTTTAATGTTAAAGGATTTTCTTTCAACGCAAATATGATAACCCGCAATAAAGACATGATGCGTGAAGTTCTAGCAGGCAAAGACTTTTCGATAGATTCGATCGTTTGCAACAACATAAAAGACATTGATGAATTTTTGCACAAAAAAGAAAGTATTATAATAAAGCCCCCGATTGGTGCAGGTGGTAAAGGAGTATCTAAGCTAGACATAGGAGATGACGTAGAGGCATTTATTAAAGAAAACGGTGTTCAACTACCTATTTTAGTGGAAGAGTATATTGAAGGTGACGTAGTTTATACGGTCGAAGCCGTTTCTTATAACAAAAAACATTCTATACTAGCTATATCAGCTGAAATATTTAAAGAAGATACGTTTTTAATAAACTATACTATTATGCCGGCACCTATAGATGACTCTCAAAAAAAATTAATCATTGAGAAAGTAATGCTATTTTTGGACGACATGCAACTGGAAGATGGCATTACTCATACAGAGGTAAAGATAGGAAAACAAAATAAGCCAATAATCATAGAGTCTCAAGTGAGGATAGGTGGCGGTAACATTTGGAAAATGGTAGAACTAACAACTGGCATATCTCAATTTGGATACTATTATGATGCGATAGCTACTAAGACTATAGATGAATTTAGATGTGTACCCTCAAAATGTCAAGCTATGTCTTTAAGCTTGATTCCAAAACCAGGTTACTTAAAAGAAATCAAGTATGAAGGGTTAGCTAACATATCC
Proteins encoded in this region:
- the adaB gene encoding methylated-DNA--[protein]-cysteine S-methyltransferase, whose translation is MKTKNKPTLYWSLLKFKDWHFYIASTSKGLAFIGSQNKPFEELFEWAKKRFPGSPLVEDDEKLEPYVVEITQYLEGKRKTFTVPFEYVGTQFQLAVWNALCEVPYGQTKSYSDIANAINKPAAVRAVGAAIGANPVLITVPCHRVIGKNGSLTGYRGGLEMKTLLLNLEKQVSSSCE
- a CDS encoding ATP-grasp domain-containing protein; its protein translation is MYKVSKGTDIENTQHILFIGGWTKPIQDAIDRGYTVSYIGSYTKHIYFDGTILEKCFYKKEIDTTNIPVCVYYAEELYIEKPFDMVVSFNEVALDTASIIAKIFNVKGFSFNANMITRNKDMMREVLAGKDFSIDSIVCNNIKDIDEFLHKKESIIIKPPIGAGGKGVSKLDIGDDVEAFIKENGVQLPILVEEYIEGDVVYTVEAVSYNKKHSILAISAEIFKEDTFLINYTIMPAPIDDSQKKLIIEKVMLFLDDMQLEDGITHTEVKIGKQNKPIIIESQVRIGGGNIWKMVELTTGISQFGYYYDAIATKTIDEFRCVPSKCQAMSLSLIPKPGYLKEIKYEGLANISEVVLIDLLVKEGDTIPTIVDSTGRKGYILFTANDIQHMYEVADKICDNITFVYQDLSEWKPSFKKLF
- a CDS encoding 2OG-Fe(II) oxygenase, producing MVQHIKTRVENLNWASIQHELDEQGFAKLPVILTKEECEFFIDLYCEEGPYRTTINMTRYRFGNGEYKYFSYPLPEIIQSLRESFYVELAKTANRWLGYLKKTEQFPDHLQDFLNTCEKYEQTRPTPLLLKYETGGFNCLHQDLYGDIFFPFQVVFVLNQREKDFCGGESLLVEQIPRAQSRGHVITLEQGSALIFPTNHRPVLGKKGYYKNTVRHGVSTVTSGERYGLGIIFHDSK
- a CDS encoding bifunctional transcriptional activator/DNA repair enzyme AdaA encodes the protein MLDSINNGHRISNDEEMIPDEKWQAILNNDAAFNNQFFYAVKSTGIFCKPSCKSRVPKKENVCIFPNAEQALRANFRPCKRCKPTNENLPDSEWVDLITEYIDKNFTEKLTLESLATICHGSPYHMHRTFKKIKGITPVEYIQQVRVQAAKKYLIQTNKAIGDIAICVGMANAPYFITLFKKKTGQTPAQFRQLSKTEEKYNENKE
- a CDS encoding MFS transporter — translated: MNSNYWRRLMKNKKNFNFYKLWLGQSISLLGTQFTVVALPLFALEVLETSEANAALLRGIIFIPYLIFGLVAGALIDILHRKKVLLICSICQGVLFLSVFILTGTNIITFPLLMFLMFLNGIFTTFYNIAIPSFLPEIITDKDNLKRGNAQLALSESLSIVIGPMLAGIVITLVGLTGLFTVDAVTYFVCFVCILFISSFKPHTEGSLKNVNIKSIYKNIYEGLLFFKNHPVLEPIVSCGAVYGFFKYILNSILVIFLYKVMGLSELEIGFVVGSAAVGFLIGNTILVKKSQQFNNTKMLIYSATVSVIGLAFIPIMGYLGTVYGIVAASIIHGMGEGVFGPYAATILQLASPSHMLGRVNAVQRTLNWGAWALGSFASAFLVSILGLQTTLFIGGFGTTLCLIVLLRRGISKGINIEYTTSI
- a CDS encoding radical SAM protein, which codes for MKNELFYKNPKTILNKGTGFLSGYTHSLNPYTGCTFGCSYCYVREMPVSLFREGEWGNWIDVKNGAANLLKMELRRAKAKGNVTIFMSSSTDPYQPIEHKEKVTRSLLEVMVEDPPDFLLVQTRSPLVSRDIDLLQHFKDKVRVSMTIETDSETIRKHFTPKAPPIQARFKTLEQLAAAGIPTQVAIAPILPSGEYFPIKLKPFVDRICMDDYFMGDGSGGKRTRKLGIEKKYAQLGLEEWYGPHVIKKVYNRFIEIFPENHVYVSQAGFEP
- a CDS encoding DNA-3-methyladenine glycosylase, which codes for MIWHEVNNVIVIALPDNFDMKANLGYLTREKNECMYEVENDIITKVIAIGEIRSLVQVSVINHKQMVVQFLNDSRPIEKRKREEIVKYIHEWFDLDNDLTPFYEMAKADPLLKMPAQKFYGLRVIGIPDLFEALCWGVLGQQINLAFAYTLKKQFVERFGDSIECNGKKYWVFPSYERIAQLTPTDLADIKMTVKKSEYIIGIAKLMAGGELSREKLMNMNFKDAEKSLIKIRGIGPWTANYVLMRCLRFQTAFPIDDVGLINSIKILRNMDRKPTKDEILELSFPWKNWESYATFYLWRVLY